Proteins encoded within one genomic window of Chloroflexota bacterium:
- a CDS encoding ABC transporter ATP-binding protein, which produces MPATKIAMEGATKTYVEGTVVVFEDLNLQVTENEVLTILGPSGCGKTTLLRCIDGLIPLTTGRILIDGAEVKQPRPDVAMVFQHFGLFPWKTVYDNIAYGLALQRRPKGEIRDTVMHYVKMVGLSGFEKAYPYQMSGGMQQRAGLARALAVNPKVLLMDEPFASVDAQTREILQEQLLGILGREPKTIVFITHSIDEALALGHRVLILTPRPARVREILAIDIPGERTLDAIKTSHQFIELRSHIWNQMRHELH; this is translated from the coding sequence ATGCCCGCGACCAAGATCGCAATGGAAGGCGCGACCAAGACCTACGTGGAAGGGACCGTCGTCGTTTTTGAGGATCTGAACCTGCAAGTCACGGAGAACGAGGTCTTGACGATCCTCGGGCCGAGCGGCTGCGGCAAGACCACGCTGCTGCGCTGTATTGACGGGCTGATTCCCCTGACGACCGGGCGCATCCTGATCGACGGCGCGGAGGTCAAGCAGCCGCGCCCGGATGTCGCGATGGTCTTCCAGCACTTCGGACTGTTCCCGTGGAAAACCGTGTACGACAACATCGCCTACGGGCTGGCGCTCCAGCGCCGGCCGAAGGGTGAAATCCGCGACACGGTCATGCATTACGTCAAGATGGTCGGCTTGAGCGGTTTCGAGAAAGCCTACCCCTACCAAATGTCGGGCGGCATGCAGCAGCGCGCCGGTCTGGCGCGCGCGCTGGCCGTGAACCCCAAGGTCCTGCTGATGGACGAGCCGTTCGCATCGGTGGACGCGCAGACGCGCGAAATCCTGCAGGAGCAACTGCTCGGCATCCTGGGCCGCGAGCCGAAGACGATCGTGTTCATCACGCACAGCATCGACGAGGCGCTGGCGCTGGGGCACCGCGTCCTGATCCTGACGCCGCGCCCGGCGCGCGTGCGCGAGATCCTTGCCATTGACATCCCCGGCGAACGCACGCTCGACGCGATCAAGACCAGCCACCAGTTTATCGAATTGCGCAGCCACATCTGGAACCAGATGCGGCATGAATTGCATTAG
- a CDS encoding ABC transporter substrate-binding protein: MRFTKIHWLIVAALLALLVACGPSATPAPTSAPAAAATTAPAAPTAAPTKPAAAAPTTAPTAAPKPLVKLKVGAAVSPPKLVHTPPNIAVAKGFFAKYGLDVEVIPFEGGQALTRAAQAGQLDLGSCSNVTVSRGQKCHIFWGQSMVYPNAMIVQPEIKTIQDLKGKRVAIEAPGGNPELWTRQILGTVGMTGDDVKWVITTTAGQTAALVNGQVDAIIDHTENTFRAAKEKPGVHVLVQLADTFPNSQFNQWGGDDTQVQARRADFVNFTAALIETNRWIYKNKDEFLKLAATVTNNQVDYLSPAYDIYVQRCMWSVNTGIVKAKVDWTNENSLKLGEIVAGKAPKFEDFYDLTITNEALKLVGGAWTGAETPGKCTY, encoded by the coding sequence ATGCGCTTCACTAAGATCCACTGGCTGATTGTGGCGGCTCTGCTGGCGCTGCTCGTCGCATGTGGCCCGTCCGCCACGCCCGCCCCGACGTCCGCGCCCGCTGCGGCAGCGACGACCGCGCCGGCCGCCCCGACAGCCGCGCCTACCAAGCCGGCGGCCGCCGCGCCGACAACCGCCCCGACGGCCGCGCCCAAGCCGCTCGTCAAACTGAAAGTCGGCGCCGCCGTGTCGCCGCCGAAGCTCGTGCACACGCCGCCCAATATCGCCGTCGCGAAGGGCTTTTTCGCCAAGTACGGGCTCGACGTCGAAGTCATCCCGTTTGAAGGCGGCCAGGCGCTGACGCGCGCCGCGCAAGCGGGCCAACTCGACCTCGGCTCGTGCAGCAACGTGACCGTCTCGCGCGGCCAGAAGTGCCACATCTTCTGGGGCCAGTCGATGGTCTATCCGAACGCGATGATCGTCCAGCCGGAAATCAAGACCATCCAGGACTTGAAGGGCAAGCGCGTGGCGATCGAAGCGCCGGGCGGCAACCCGGAATTGTGGACGCGCCAGATTCTGGGGACGGTCGGCATGACGGGTGATGATGTGAAGTGGGTTATCACGACCACCGCCGGCCAGACCGCCGCGCTGGTCAACGGCCAGGTCGACGCGATCATCGACCACACCGAGAACACGTTCCGCGCGGCGAAGGAGAAGCCGGGCGTGCACGTGCTGGTGCAGTTGGCCGACACATTCCCCAACTCGCAGTTCAACCAGTGGGGCGGCGACGACACGCAGGTCCAGGCACGCCGCGCGGACTTCGTCAACTTCACCGCCGCGCTGATCGAAACCAACCGCTGGATCTACAAGAACAAGGACGAGTTCCTCAAGCTGGCCGCGACGGTGACCAACAACCAGGTCGATTACCTGTCGCCGGCATACGACATCTACGTCCAGCGCTGCATGTGGTCCGTCAACACAGGCATCGTCAAGGCAAAGGTCGATTGGACCAACGAAAACTCGCTGAAGCTGGGCGAAATCGTGGCGGGCAAAGCGCCCAAGTTCGAGGATTTCTACGATCTGACCATCACGAACGAAGCGCTCAAGCTGGTCGGCGGGGCCTGGACCGGCGCCGAGACGCCCGGCAAGTGCACGTACTAA
- a CDS encoding 2-oxo acid dehydrogenase subunit E2 — translation MPTNVIMPALEMAQDTGKLIAWRKREGEAVSKGEPLMEIETDKVTVEIEAPATGTLSAVRAHAGDVVPVGQTIALILAPGEKGPTAPAAKAPAAPLDVTPLARRVAEEHGVDLASVKAIGPRIEKSDVLTFVESQKFPTATAPVASSDGAQLLPASPKARRLAVERGVDIAAVVGSGPGDAVLAADVPALPPAVAVQPQATPADAPLSTVWRIMAERMSASWTQAPHFYLTREVLASGLIDLRARIAPAVEKRSGVKPTYTDLLVKLVASALRNHPRLHASWTGNTVRANAEINVGIATAVEDGLVVPVIRHADRLTIGEIAAQRQQLVERANGRKLRPADIADGTFTLSNLGMYGVDAFNAIVNPPQAAILAVGRIAERVVPVNGQPAVRPVMVLTLSCDHRVVDGARGAQFLDALAALIEEPWGLLA, via the coding sequence ATGCCGACGAACGTCATCATGCCCGCGCTCGAAATGGCGCAGGATACCGGCAAGCTGATCGCGTGGCGCAAGCGCGAGGGCGAAGCGGTGAGCAAGGGCGAGCCGCTGATGGAGATCGAGACCGACAAGGTCACGGTCGAGATCGAGGCGCCGGCGACGGGAACCTTGAGTGCGGTGCGCGCGCACGCCGGCGACGTCGTGCCGGTCGGCCAGACGATCGCACTGATCCTCGCGCCCGGCGAAAAAGGGCCGACCGCGCCTGCCGCCAAAGCGCCCGCCGCGCCGCTGGACGTGACGCCGTTGGCGCGCCGCGTGGCGGAAGAGCATGGCGTCGATCTGGCGAGCGTAAAGGCGATCGGACCTCGCATCGAGAAGTCCGATGTGTTGACGTTTGTCGAAAGCCAGAAGTTCCCAACGGCGACTGCGCCGGTTGCCTCGTCGGATGGTGCGCAGTTACTGCCCGCTTCGCCCAAGGCGCGCCGCCTGGCCGTCGAGCGCGGCGTCGATATCGCGGCGGTGGTGGGCAGCGGTCCCGGCGACGCGGTGCTGGCGGCCGATGTGCCGGCGCTGCCGCCTGCGGTTGCTGTGCAGCCGCAGGCTACCCCGGCCGACGCGCCACTGAGCACAGTCTGGCGCATCATGGCCGAGCGTATGTCAGCCAGTTGGACGCAAGCGCCTCACTTCTATCTAACGCGCGAGGTGCTGGCCAGCGGCCTGATTGACCTGCGCGCGCGCATCGCTCCGGCGGTCGAGAAGCGGTCGGGCGTCAAGCCGACGTACACCGACCTGCTCGTTAAACTGGTCGCGTCCGCTCTGCGCAATCACCCGCGCCTGCACGCAAGCTGGACCGGCAACACCGTGCGCGCCAATGCCGAGATCAACGTCGGCATCGCGACGGCGGTCGAGGACGGCCTCGTCGTGCCGGTGATCCGCCATGCCGACCGGCTGACGATCGGCGAGATCGCGGCGCAGCGGCAGCAGTTGGTGGAGCGCGCCAACGGGCGCAAGCTGCGCCCGGCCGACATCGCCGACGGCACGTTCACGCTCAGCAACCTCGGCATGTACGGCGTGGACGCCTTCAACGCGATCGTCAACCCGCCGCAGGCGGCGATCCTCGCGGTCGGGCGTATCGCCGAGCGGGTGGTGCCGGTGAACGGCCAGCCAGCCGTGCGTCCCGTGATGGTGTTGACGCTGTCGTGCGATCATCGCGTGGTGGACGGCGCGCGCGGCGCGCAGTTCCTCGACGCGTTGGCCGCCTTGATCGAAGAGCCGTGGGGGTTGCTGGCGTAG
- a CDS encoding aminopeptidase P family protein, producing MTIKTYGTMAVDWEQRIDFDRLRRERLQRVRDLLKKSDMGALLCFDMNNVRYITATHIGTWAQDKISRFTLLPQDDEPILWDFGSAARHHQLYSPWMGERSRAGIPLLRGAMSPEMGRAENVARKIRVELEARGLMHEALGVDVLEIPILRALEAEGIKIVDGQQIMSDAREIKTVDEIALLTHAAAQVDAAYDELYRAMVPGMRENEAVGLVSKVLYDLGSEYVESVNAISGERCNPHPHVFSDRMLRPGDPVYYDILQSYMGYRTCYYRTFVIGYSSPAMVDAYKRCRDYLDAAIELVRPGRTTGEIAAVWPKAQEFGFKDEEAAFALQYGHGVGLAIWEKPVISRLVSLDSPHEIKPGMVFALETFWPSSDGWSAARIEEEIVVTEKGHEIITRFPANELMVAGHHYYTATGPLATTRTHEPEPSATVMNMVAAVTRSARVEAIS from the coding sequence ATGACCATCAAAACCTACGGCACGATGGCCGTTGACTGGGAACAGCGGATCGACTTCGACCGCCTGCGCCGCGAGCGGCTGCAGCGCGTGCGCGACCTGTTGAAGAAATCGGACATGGGCGCGCTGCTCTGCTTCGATATGAACAACGTACGCTACATCACCGCCACGCACATCGGCACCTGGGCGCAGGACAAGATCAGCCGCTTCACGCTGCTGCCGCAGGACGACGAGCCGATCCTGTGGGACTTCGGCTCGGCGGCGCGCCACCACCAGTTGTATTCGCCGTGGATGGGCGAGCGCTCGCGCGCGGGCATCCCGCTGCTGCGCGGCGCGATGTCGCCGGAGATGGGCCGCGCCGAAAACGTAGCGCGCAAGATACGCGTCGAACTCGAAGCGCGCGGCCTGATGCACGAGGCGCTCGGCGTCGACGTCCTCGAGATCCCGATCCTGCGTGCGCTGGAAGCCGAAGGCATCAAGATCGTCGACGGCCAACAGATCATGTCCGACGCGCGCGAGATCAAGACCGTGGACGAGATCGCCCTGCTGACGCACGCCGCCGCCCAGGTGGACGCCGCGTACGACGAGCTCTACAGGGCCATGGTGCCCGGCATGCGCGAGAACGAGGCGGTCGGGCTGGTCAGCAAGGTGCTGTACGACCTCGGCTCCGAGTACGTCGAGTCGGTCAACGCCATCAGCGGCGAGCGCTGCAACCCGCACCCGCACGTCTTCTCGGACCGCATGTTGCGCCCCGGCGACCCGGTCTACTACGACATCCTGCAGTCGTACATGGGCTACCGCACCTGCTACTACCGCACGTTCGTCATCGGCTATTCGTCGCCGGCCATGGTGGACGCCTACAAGCGCTGCCGCGACTACCTCGACGCGGCGATCGAACTGGTGCGGCCCGGCCGCACGACCGGCGAAATCGCGGCCGTCTGGCCGAAGGCGCAAGAGTTCGGCTTCAAGGACGAGGAAGCGGCGTTCGCGCTGCAGTACGGGCACGGTGTCGGCCTCGCGATCTGGGAGAAGCCGGTCATCAGCCGCCTCGTCTCGCTCGACTCGCCGCACGAGATCAAGCCCGGCATGGTCTTTGCGCTGGAGACATTCTGGCCGTCGAGCGACGGCTGGAGCGCCGCGCGCATCGAGGAAGAGATCGTCGTCACCGAGAAGGGACACGAGATCATCACGCGCTTCCCGGCCAACGAACTAATGGTCGCCGGGCATCACTACTATACCGCGACCGGCCCGCTGGCGACGACCCGCACGCACGAACCGGAGCCGAGCGCGACCGTCATGAACATGGTCGCCGCCGTAACGCGCAGCGCGCGCGTCGAAGCGATCTCCTGA
- a CDS encoding DUF2283 domain-containing protein: protein MKIEYDSRRDLLYIWFAEPGTRAARTETVSPGVHADFDGQEKLVGIEVLDASDTLGRTMRVEFDLAASVPA, encoded by the coding sequence ATGAAAATCGAATACGATAGCCGGCGCGACCTGCTTTACATCTGGTTCGCAGAGCCGGGCACACGGGCGGCGCGCACGGAAACGGTCTCACCCGGCGTGCACGCGGACTTCGACGGACAGGAGAAGTTGGTTGGCATCGAGGTGCTGGATGCGTCAGACACATTGGGGCGCACCATGCGGGTGGAGTTCGATTTGGCTGCAAGTGTTCCGGCATAG
- a CDS encoding DUF4258 domain-containing protein, with product MRKGMIHLSDADFHPHITARMAQRGITRAEVERAINEGWDADDVKPGMIGKVIVLSFNADWENRLYAEKEVSVCFKRVEDQIVLLTAKARYGGQFPRKGA from the coding sequence GTGCGGAAGGGCATGATACATTTAAGCGACGCCGATTTCCATCCGCATATTACGGCGCGTATGGCGCAACGCGGTATCACGCGCGCCGAGGTGGAGCGCGCGATCAACGAGGGCTGGGACGCTGACGACGTCAAGCCCGGCATGATCGGCAAGGTGATTGTTCTGTCGTTCAACGCCGACTGGGAGAACAGATTATACGCCGAAAAAGAAGTGTCGGTATGCTTCAAGCGGGTGGAAGATCAGATTGTGTTACTGACCGCTAAAGCGCGTTACGGTGGGCAGTTTCCGCGAAAGGGTGCATGA